One Gemmatimonadaceae bacterium genomic region harbors:
- the pssA gene encoding CDP-diacylglycerol--serine O-phosphatidyltransferase translates to MARPQPRRAVVLLPNGFTLANLFFGVFAIVAASRGDFSRAVSYIVFGGVADALDGRVARATNTGSRFGEELDSLVDAISFGLAPTMIIYFAVFNQAGWDWIFCFMFTMCAVIRLARFNVEQAGRKKTHFHGLPSPAAGGTLATYYWFSQTDLYTQTMIADLPWHQMLRFIMLGLSFLMISNVQYAAMPTIGYRSVRQVLGSLLVIGTIVGVIFLPKSFFFPAAMAYVLYGLVATVFIGLLDRLPGNGDDYEEYAADGDMNDRALVVADDEARDEARDDGRGDGRRRRRRRRPRGPRPSGPPNASGGGTAPGTTQHAPPTPPTSED, encoded by the coding sequence GTGGCACGCCCGCAACCGCGCCGCGCGGTCGTCCTGCTGCCGAACGGGTTCACGCTCGCGAACCTCTTCTTCGGCGTCTTCGCGATCGTCGCCGCCTCGCGCGGCGATTTCTCGCGCGCGGTCTCCTACATCGTCTTCGGCGGCGTGGCCGATGCGCTCGACGGGCGCGTGGCGCGCGCCACCAACACCGGGAGCCGCTTCGGCGAGGAACTCGACTCGCTCGTCGACGCCATCTCGTTCGGCCTCGCGCCCACGATGATCATCTACTTCGCCGTCTTCAACCAGGCGGGGTGGGACTGGATCTTCTGCTTCATGTTCACGATGTGCGCGGTGATCCGCCTCGCGCGCTTCAACGTCGAGCAGGCCGGGCGCAAGAAGACACACTTCCACGGCCTCCCCTCCCCCGCCGCCGGCGGGACGCTCGCCACGTACTACTGGTTCAGCCAGACCGACCTGTACACGCAGACGATGATCGCCGACCTCCCATGGCATCAGATGCTGCGCTTCATCATGCTCGGGCTGTCATTCCTGATGATCAGCAACGTGCAGTACGCCGCGATGCCGACCATCGGCTACCGGAGCGTCCGCCAGGTGCTCGGCTCGCTCCTCGTGATCGGGACGATCGTCGGCGTCATCTTCCTCCCCAAGTCGTTCTTCTTCCCCGCCGCCATGGCGTACGTCCTGTACGGCCTGGTGGCGACCGTCTTCATCGGCCTTCTCGACCGCCTCCCGGGCAACGGCGACGACTACGAGGAGTATGCGGCTGACGGTGATATGAACGATCGCGCGCTCGTCGTCGCCGACGATGAGGCGCGCGACGAGGCGCGCGACGACGGACGCGGCGATGGTCGCCGCCGACGCCGGCGCAGGCGGCCGCGCGGTCCGCGCCCCTCCGGGCCGCCTAACGCCTCCGGAGGCGGCACTGCTCCGGGGACAACCCAGCATGCTCCACCCACCCCTCCCACCTCCGAGGACTGA
- the purS gene encoding phosphoribosylformylglycinamidine synthase subunit PurS has product MPRYRVAVHIVPRRGILDPQGKAVADALHALGFSAVGDVHVGRHLVLDVDADSSDQAGAAVRSMCDKLLANPVTEDYELAGVTPA; this is encoded by the coding sequence ATGCCCCGCTATCGTGTAGCTGTTCACATCGTTCCCCGCCGCGGGATCCTCGATCCCCAGGGCAAGGCCGTCGCCGACGCGCTTCACGCCCTCGGCTTCTCCGCCGTCGGCGACGTCCACGTCGGGCGGCACCTCGTCCTCGACGTCGACGCCGACTCGAGCGACCAGGCCGGCGCCGCCGTGCGCAGCATGTGCGACAAGCTCCTGGCCAACCCGGTCACGGAGGACTACGAACTCGCAGGAGTGACCCCCGCGTGA